One genomic window of Desmospora activa DSM 45169 includes the following:
- the araA gene encoding L-arabinose isomerase, whose protein sequence is MLTKSYEFWFVTGSQHLYGEEALAKVEQHSRQITAGLLHADAIPFPIVFKQVLTTPEEIVNLCIEANADENCAGLITWMHTFSPAKMWIAGLSELRKPLLHLHTQFYRDIPWDRIDMDFMNLHQSAHGDREYGFMGTRLGLARKVVVGHWEDEAVKKRIGGWMRTAVTVCAGKQLKVARFGDNMRHVAVTEGDKVEAQIRFGWSVNGFGVGDLVARINDITDAVVKELFAEYQELYDLPAEAHEDGPIRDSILEQARIELGLKAFLQEGGFHAFTTTFEDLHGMKQLPGLAVQRLMGEGYGFGGEGDWRTAALVRMMKTIAANEGTSFMEDYTYHLEPGNEMILGAHMLEVCPTIAADRPRVAVHPLSIGGKGDPARLIFNGRSGPAINASLVELGGRFRLVINEVDALKPEQAMPHLPVARVLWKPQPSLSESAEAWIYAGGAHHTVFSYVVTTEQLLDWAEMVGIEAVVIDKHTSLPSFRNQLKWNDLHYRLR, encoded by the coding sequence ATGCTTACGAAATCTTATGAATTTTGGTTTGTTACCGGAAGTCAACACCTCTATGGAGAAGAGGCGCTGGCAAAAGTAGAGCAACATTCGCGCCAGATCACAGCAGGATTGCTTCATGCAGATGCGATTCCCTTTCCCATCGTCTTTAAACAGGTGCTGACAACACCGGAAGAGATCGTCAACCTTTGTATCGAAGCCAATGCAGATGAAAATTGTGCTGGTTTGATTACATGGATGCACACCTTTTCCCCAGCAAAAATGTGGATCGCAGGACTGTCCGAACTTCGGAAGCCACTGCTTCACCTGCATACCCAATTTTATCGTGATATTCCCTGGGATCGGATTGACATGGATTTTATGAATCTTCACCAATCAGCCCACGGCGACCGAGAATATGGGTTTATGGGAACAAGGCTGGGCTTGGCTCGTAAAGTGGTGGTCGGTCATTGGGAAGATGAAGCAGTAAAGAAGCGAATCGGGGGCTGGATGCGTACCGCTGTCACGGTTTGTGCGGGAAAGCAGCTCAAGGTGGCCCGCTTTGGTGATAATATGCGCCATGTCGCCGTTACCGAAGGGGATAAAGTGGAGGCCCAGATTCGATTCGGCTGGTCGGTCAACGGTTTTGGAGTCGGTGATTTGGTGGCGCGCATCAACGATATTACGGATGCGGTGGTCAAGGAATTGTTTGCGGAGTATCAAGAACTGTATGATCTGCCGGCGGAAGCGCATGAAGACGGACCGATTCGGGATTCGATATTGGAGCAGGCGCGTATTGAGTTGGGTTTAAAAGCGTTTTTGCAGGAGGGAGGGTTTCACGCTTTTACCACGACGTTTGAAGACCTTCATGGAATGAAGCAGTTGCCGGGGTTGGCCGTCCAGCGTCTGATGGGCGAAGGGTATGGTTTTGGCGGAGAAGGAGATTGGCGGACGGCAGCGCTGGTGCGCATGATGAAGACGATTGCCGCCAATGAAGGAACTTCCTTTATGGAGGATTATACCTATCACCTAGAACCCGGCAATGAAATGATTCTGGGGGCCCATATGTTGGAGGTGTGTCCCACGATTGCAGCGGATCGGCCACGAGTAGCCGTCCATCCCCTCTCCATCGGCGGAAAAGGAGATCCGGCGCGACTCATTTTCAACGGCCGCTCCGGACCGGCGATCAACGCCTCCCTGGTCGAGCTAGGCGGCCGTTTCCGACTAGTGATCAATGAAGTGGATGCGCTCAAACCTGAGCAGGCGATGCCCCATTTACCGGTGGCACGGGTACTGTGGAAACCGCAACCGTCACTGTCTGAGTCGGCGGAAGCGTGGATTTATGCCGGGGGCGCGCATCATACGGTTTTCTCTTATGTCGTTACAACGGAGCAGCTGTTGGATTGGGCGGAGATGGTCGGTATTGAAGCGGTCGTCATCGATAAACATACGTCTCTTCCCTCCTTTCGCAATCAACTAAAATGGAATGATCTTCACTACCGTTTGCGATAA
- a CDS encoding ABC transporter substrate-binding protein, with product MAKWIALVAIIALVIAVSFTGPDSGGADGDNHLTLWTFVEQHAEYYNEMAERWNQMYPDRPIVLQVETVPDLSNKLQLSLYTGVAAPDIADIEVNSFPNFLRGEPQLIPLNDIVEPVKEHFVESRFDIYSKDGTYYGAPFHVGATVMYYNKEILDQAQVNPDDIKTWDDFVEAGKQVKQDTGKPMITVDTSDFMLFQPLVIQQGSDFLDENGEVTLDGPVNLQTLQFMHDLIYKHEIAVPTPGGQHHAEEYYGFMNQGGAAAIQMPLWYMGRFTDFMPDLKGKMIVRPMPIMKEGDAKSVGMGGTGTVVTNQAKNPELAKDFLSFAKLSKEANIEIWKQLGFDPPRSEVWNEPAFQQENKYTEYFGNDLYDTLISIKDDIRSPHFGSLSPRIYTAVNSQLQFNVLRRNSQAPEEALNKAAEEMRSLNR from the coding sequence ATGGCAAAATGGATCGCTTTGGTGGCGATAATTGCGTTAGTGATCGCCGTCTCTTTTACCGGCCCCGATTCCGGCGGGGCTGACGGCGATAACCATCTTACACTTTGGACATTTGTTGAGCAGCATGCAGAGTATTACAACGAAATGGCGGAGCGTTGGAATCAAATGTATCCGGATCGACCGATTGTACTTCAGGTAGAGACGGTTCCTGATTTATCCAATAAACTGCAACTCTCCCTCTACACCGGTGTCGCTGCTCCCGATATCGCGGATATTGAGGTGAACTCCTTCCCCAACTTCTTGCGGGGAGAACCGCAACTGATTCCCTTAAACGATATCGTCGAACCGGTGAAGGAGCACTTTGTGGAGTCGCGCTTTGATATTTACAGCAAGGATGGAACCTATTACGGGGCTCCTTTTCATGTGGGTGCCACTGTGATGTATTACAACAAGGAGATCTTGGATCAAGCCCAGGTGAACCCCGACGACATCAAGACCTGGGATGATTTTGTCGAAGCGGGCAAACAGGTGAAGCAGGACACAGGTAAGCCGATGATTACGGTGGACACGTCTGATTTTATGTTGTTTCAACCGTTGGTGATCCAACAGGGATCCGATTTTCTCGATGAAAATGGAGAAGTGACCCTTGATGGTCCGGTTAATCTACAAACCCTGCAGTTTATGCACGACTTGATCTATAAACATGAGATCGCTGTACCCACCCCTGGTGGCCAGCATCATGCGGAGGAATACTACGGATTTATGAATCAGGGAGGAGCGGCTGCGATTCAGATGCCGCTGTGGTATATGGGGCGGTTTACCGACTTTATGCCGGATTTAAAGGGGAAGATGATCGTGCGTCCGATGCCCATCATGAAAGAAGGGGACGCCAAGTCAGTCGGGATGGGTGGCACGGGTACGGTTGTAACCAATCAAGCAAAAAACCCTGAACTGGCCAAGGATTTCTTAAGCTTTGCCAAGCTGTCCAAGGAAGCCAATATCGAGATCTGGAAACAACTCGGCTTTGATCCGCCGCGGTCGGAAGTGTGGAATGAACCGGCGTTTCAACAGGAAAACAAGTATACCGAGTATTTTGGAAACGATCTCTACGATACCCTCATCAGTATCAAGGATGATATCCGCTCCCCCCACTTTGGATCATTATCGCCGCGGATCTATACAGCCGTCAACTCCCAGCTCCAGTTTAACGTGTTAAGACGAAACAGCCAGGCGCCGGAGGAAGCCTTAAACAAGGCAGCAGAGGAGATGAGGAGTCTCAATCGATAA
- a CDS encoding carbohydrate ABC transporter permease — translation MKNTLEPAPNKTVNPERWKIGNLLFSQKTAPYLFIAPFVLSFLLFFLYPITNSVIMSFQEILPGERTFIGLENYSRLLNDHFYRALYNTTIYTLLTLIILIPIPLVLAVILNSKLTFARNFFKSALFIPALTSTVIAGVIFRLMFGQQDSALMNSLLIQLGFSPLQWTNNAYTAMFLMVALASWKWIGINILYFLAALQSISKDLYEAAAIDGAGPWTQFRRITLPLLKPVTVFVVTISIIGGIRMFEESYIFWGASSPADIGLTLSVYLYQQGFDYFDLGFGAAIGLVILFITLVFNLIQWKFFGLFKKEED, via the coding sequence ATGAAAAACACGCTTGAACCGGCTCCCAACAAAACGGTGAATCCCGAAAGATGGAAAATCGGAAATCTACTTTTCTCTCAGAAAACCGCTCCGTACCTATTTATCGCTCCCTTTGTTCTTTCGTTTCTACTCTTTTTCCTATACCCAATCACCAATTCCGTCATCATGAGCTTCCAAGAGATTCTCCCGGGGGAGCGAACCTTCATCGGTCTGGAAAATTACTCCCGCTTATTGAACGATCACTTTTACCGTGCACTCTACAATACCACCATCTACACCCTATTGACATTGATCATCTTAATTCCGATTCCATTGGTGCTGGCGGTCATCCTCAATTCAAAACTTACCTTCGCCCGCAACTTCTTTAAATCGGCCCTGTTTATTCCCGCTCTCACCTCAACCGTAATCGCCGGGGTGATTTTCCGCCTGATGTTCGGCCAGCAAGATAGCGCATTGATGAACTCACTCTTGATCCAACTCGGTTTTTCTCCCCTACAATGGACCAATAACGCATATACAGCCATGTTTTTAATGGTGGCACTGGCATCGTGGAAATGGATTGGAATCAATATCCTCTATTTTTTGGCCGCTTTACAAAGCATCTCCAAGGATTTGTATGAAGCTGCCGCCATCGATGGTGCCGGGCCTTGGACGCAATTTAGGCGTATTACCCTTCCGCTGTTAAAACCGGTGACGGTGTTTGTAGTAACCATCAGTATCATCGGTGGCATTCGCATGTTTGAGGAGAGTTACATCTTTTGGGGAGCTTCTTCCCCCGCAGATATCGGTCTGACGCTATCGGTCTATCTCTATCAGCAAGGGTTTGACTATTTCGACCTTGGCTTTGGGGCGGCGATCGGTCTCGTCATACTGTTCATTACACTCGTCTTTAATCTTATTCAGTGGAAGTTTTTCGGCTTATTTAAAAAGGAGGAGGATTGA
- a CDS encoding carbohydrate ABC transporter permease, with the protein MDDRQSKGGKRLFQIGSLLLLAVFTFLALFPFYALLLASFKPVTELLRFGLNLKLQPELLSWDNYRYLFSDAAQKYLTWYKNSVLVTALATLITLFFSSMVGYALAIYQFRGKNVILTLILVMLMVPGEILLLPLFEQTIALGLIDTYWGVILPAAVAPFVVFFFRQYALGLPRELLDAARIDGCSEFGIFFRIMAPLMAPAFGAMGILTALGAWNNFMWPLIVLRSEEMYTLPIGLYGLLTPYGNNYNILISGSVLTILPIIILFLFFQRFFISGMTLGGVKQ; encoded by the coding sequence ATGGACGATCGACAGTCCAAAGGTGGGAAGCGGTTATTTCAAATCGGCTCACTCTTGTTGTTGGCCGTGTTTACCTTCCTAGCTCTCTTTCCCTTTTACGCTTTGCTCTTAGCTTCTTTTAAACCGGTTACCGAGCTGTTGCGCTTTGGGTTGAACCTAAAGCTGCAGCCGGAATTGTTGAGTTGGGATAACTATCGCTATCTCTTCAGCGATGCCGCGCAAAAGTATCTCACGTGGTACAAGAACAGTGTGCTGGTTACCGCGTTGGCCACCCTTATTACGCTGTTTTTCTCCTCGATGGTGGGTTATGCCTTAGCCATTTACCAATTTCGAGGGAAAAACGTGATCCTCACGCTGATCTTGGTGATGTTGATGGTTCCGGGGGAGATTTTGTTGCTGCCCCTGTTTGAGCAGACGATCGCTCTCGGTCTGATCGACACCTACTGGGGCGTGATTCTTCCCGCGGCGGTCGCTCCCTTTGTGGTGTTCTTCTTTCGCCAATACGCCTTGGGGCTGCCGCGGGAATTGTTGGACGCCGCTCGCATCGACGGCTGCTCTGAATTTGGGATTTTCTTCCGAATCATGGCCCCGCTGATGGCTCCCGCCTTTGGGGCGATGGGGATTTTGACCGCTTTAGGCGCCTGGAACAACTTTATGTGGCCTTTAATCGTTCTGCGCAGCGAGGAAATGTATACGCTTCCAATCGGCTTGTACGGACTGTTAACCCCGTATGGAAACAACTACAACATCTTAATCTCCGGATCGGTGCTCACGATCTTGCCGATTATTATCCTGTTTCTCTTCTTCCAACGCTTCTTTATCTCGGGGATGACGCTTGGCGGAGTGAAACAGTGA
- a CDS encoding alpha-glucosidase/alpha-galactosidase, whose product MPKITFIGAGSAVFTRNLLGDLLTYPELAGSRVCLMDIDAKRLGMVEALAKRMVEERKSNLSIQATTDRREALRDADYVIITIQVGGLEAYKQDIEIPQRYGVEQCVGDTMGPGGVFRGLRHLAVIEEIARELEELSPDALILQYTNPMAMIGWALSELSPLKTVGLCHSVQGTAEELAGYIGAPDEEISYWVAGINHVAWFLKFEWKGEDAYPLLFEKMKDQRIYGQDPVRFDLLRHFQYFVTESSGHASEYYPYFRKNKASLEKLVSSFTDRKSAWFDFGRSGGYLRHCYHEAEHYETDITDMLSREEMIEIRRSREYGAQIIHGIETNQLKRINGNVRNTGLITNLPEGCCVEVPCLVDQSGVQPCHVGSLPPQLAALIRTNVNMQELAVWGHIHRDKDLIYQAIKMDPLTSAVCSLDEVDSLVGEMFAAQAEWLPQFNKWLATSS is encoded by the coding sequence ATGCCGAAAATCACCTTTATCGGTGCAGGTAGTGCGGTGTTTACCCGTAATCTTTTAGGAGATCTTCTCACCTATCCGGAGTTGGCTGGAAGCCGTGTCTGTTTGATGGATATCGATGCCAAGCGTTTAGGCATGGTGGAAGCGTTGGCGAAACGGATGGTGGAGGAGAGAAAGTCCAACCTCTCGATCCAAGCGACGACCGACCGTAGGGAAGCGTTGCGAGATGCCGATTATGTGATTATTACCATTCAGGTAGGCGGGTTGGAGGCATATAAACAGGACATCGAAATTCCACAGCGATACGGTGTGGAACAATGTGTTGGAGATACGATGGGGCCAGGGGGCGTTTTTCGCGGCCTGCGCCATCTGGCAGTCATCGAGGAGATTGCAAGGGAATTGGAAGAATTGAGCCCCGATGCGTTGATCTTACAGTATACCAATCCGATGGCGATGATCGGTTGGGCGTTAAGCGAGCTGTCACCGCTGAAAACCGTCGGTCTCTGTCACAGTGTGCAAGGTACGGCTGAGGAGCTAGCTGGATACATTGGTGCGCCTGATGAAGAAATCTCCTATTGGGTGGCGGGAATCAACCATGTTGCTTGGTTTTTGAAATTTGAATGGAAGGGCGAGGATGCTTATCCACTGCTGTTTGAAAAGATGAAGGATCAACGGATTTACGGTCAGGATCCGGTCCGGTTCGATCTGCTGCGCCACTTTCAGTATTTTGTAACGGAGTCTAGTGGCCATGCGTCGGAGTATTATCCTTATTTTCGCAAAAACAAAGCGTCATTGGAAAAGTTGGTTTCATCCTTTACCGACCGCAAAAGCGCTTGGTTTGATTTTGGCCGGAGTGGTGGTTATCTGCGCCATTGCTACCACGAAGCGGAACATTACGAAACCGATATAACCGATATGCTGTCACGGGAAGAAATGATCGAGATTCGCCGCTCCCGTGAATATGGAGCACAGATTATTCATGGGATCGAGACAAATCAATTGAAAAGAATCAACGGAAATGTGAGAAATACCGGATTGATTACCAACCTGCCGGAAGGCTGTTGTGTGGAGGTTCCTTGCCTGGTTGATCAGTCAGGGGTTCAGCCCTGTCATGTTGGAAGTCTGCCACCGCAATTGGCAGCATTGATCCGGACCAATGTCAATATGCAGGAGCTGGCGGTGTGGGGCCACATTCATCGCGATAAGGATCTCATCTACCAAGCGATCAAGATGGATCCCTTAACCAGTGCGGTCTGTTCATTGGATGAGGTAGATTCGCTGGTTGGTGAGATGTTTGCGGCACAGGCGGAGTGGCTGCCGCAGTTTAATAAGTGGTTGGCGACAAGTAGTTAG
- a CDS encoding glycoside hydrolase family 43 protein, with amino-acid sequence MGNRLWRKLIIVLLITAFLFPQSLSAHSEKQGAAVNEQKDQSPFRPPVFQEASVHDPSVIRVNDTFYVFGSHLAAAKTDDWMRWETIASGVDDKNKLIPNVKEELKETFDWAETDTLWAPDVIQLEDGRFYLYYNACRGDSPRSALGVAVADDIEGPYRDQGIILKSGMWGEPSEDGTIYDARIHPNVVDPDAFFDKEGNFWMVYGSYSGGIFILKMDPETGKPLPGQGYGKKLTGGNHSRIEGPYIQYSPDTDYYYLFLSFGGLDANGGYNIRVARSKNPDGPYYDAEGNNMIDVKADPDQPLFDDRSIEPYGVKLMGNFRFQGNDGPATGYVSPGHNSTYYDPDTDQYFLIFHTRFPERGEEHEVRVHPMFINEQGWPVVAPYRYSGETVAEVSPADVIGDYQLINHGKDISTDIKESKSIRLESNGTISGEVNGKWKKTGPYTVKLTVDQAVYHGVFLRQWDPVSEREVMTVSALSKEGVAIWGSRIIDREVMD; translated from the coding sequence ATGGGTAACCGTTTATGGCGAAAGTTGATCATCGTTTTGTTGATCACCGCTTTCCTCTTTCCGCAATCACTATCGGCCCACAGCGAGAAACAGGGAGCAGCGGTGAATGAACAAAAGGATCAATCGCCTTTTCGGCCCCCTGTGTTTCAAGAAGCTTCGGTTCATGACCCTTCCGTTATCCGGGTCAATGATACGTTTTATGTATTTGGTTCTCATCTTGCGGCGGCCAAGACGGATGACTGGATGCGTTGGGAAACGATCGCTTCTGGGGTTGATGACAAAAATAAATTGATTCCAAACGTCAAAGAAGAATTAAAAGAAACCTTTGACTGGGCAGAGACGGATACGTTGTGGGCGCCGGATGTGATTCAATTGGAAGACGGCCGCTTCTATCTCTATTACAACGCTTGTCGCGGAGATTCCCCAAGGTCCGCGCTCGGGGTTGCGGTCGCCGACGATATCGAAGGGCCGTATCGGGATCAGGGTATTATTTTAAAATCGGGGATGTGGGGGGAACCCAGTGAGGACGGGACCATTTACGATGCAAGAATTCACCCCAATGTAGTCGACCCTGATGCTTTCTTTGATAAGGAAGGGAACTTTTGGATGGTTTATGGCTCCTATTCCGGTGGTATTTTTATCTTGAAAATGGACCCGGAGACAGGTAAGCCCCTTCCTGGGCAAGGATACGGCAAAAAATTGACCGGCGGAAATCACAGCAGAATCGAAGGGCCCTATATTCAGTACAGTCCGGACACCGACTATTATTACTTGTTTCTATCTTTTGGTGGCCTGGATGCCAACGGCGGTTACAACATCCGTGTCGCCCGTTCCAAAAACCCGGACGGCCCCTACTATGATGCAGAAGGAAACAATATGATCGATGTGAAGGCGGATCCGGATCAACCCCTTTTTGACGATCGTTCGATTGAACCTTACGGCGTTAAACTGATGGGCAACTTCCGTTTCCAAGGAAACGATGGTCCCGCTACCGGCTATGTTTCTCCAGGGCACAATTCTACCTACTATGATCCAGACACGGACCAATATTTTTTGATTTTCCATACGCGCTTTCCTGAAAGAGGGGAGGAACATGAGGTCCGGGTCCATCCTATGTTTATCAATGAACAGGGATGGCCGGTGGTCGCCCCCTATCGGTATAGCGGGGAAACGGTTGCAGAAGTGTCGCCAGCAGATGTGATCGGCGATTATCAACTGATCAACCATGGCAAAGATATCTCCACCGATATCAAGGAATCGAAAAGCATTCGGCTGGAATCGAACGGCACCATATCCGGCGAAGTTAATGGAAAATGGAAAAAAACCGGCCCCTACACGGTTAAGCTGACGGTCGATCAAGCCGTCTACCATGGTGTGTTCCTGCGCCAATGGGATCCGGTGAGTGAACGTGAGGTCATGACAGTTAGCGCGCTATCGAAGGAAGGGGTTGCAATTTGGGGCAGCCGAATCATAGACAGAGAAGTGATGGATTGA
- a CDS encoding AraC family transcriptional regulator, protein MAKMNQTHTQAIRLYENKHKEGNSVKNHYHQTHQILYVLEGKGSCTIVQDQYSLSQDTMVVIAPFTNHSIRADSKMTVLVLEFNERALASSEREQLVSRVFQHSRVIPVNLFESSELRQLLRKMLYEQSREDSLQFLAMRIFLAEILFVLVRSQQTAHIKDTNALRVEWLRNYIETHYFEIKSATDIANKMGMSTRYIHRIFKEHNKKTPMQYLTEVRLDRTKKMLIETDKDVVSICFEVGFESVSTFYRLFKKHVGMPPHMYRTSHREI, encoded by the coding sequence ATGGCGAAGATGAATCAAACACATACACAAGCGATTCGACTATATGAAAATAAACATAAGGAAGGAAACAGTGTTAAAAACCATTACCACCAAACCCATCAAATCCTATATGTATTAGAAGGGAAGGGCAGTTGTACGATTGTACAAGACCAATATTCCTTATCCCAGGATACGATGGTGGTGATTGCTCCCTTTACCAACCATTCGATTCGTGCCGACTCAAAGATGACGGTATTGGTGCTTGAATTTAATGAAAGGGCACTAGCATCATCCGAACGAGAGCAATTGGTCTCTAGAGTTTTTCAGCACTCCCGTGTCATCCCGGTAAACCTGTTTGAGAGCAGCGAGTTAAGGCAGTTGTTGCGAAAGATGCTATATGAACAATCACGCGAAGATTCGCTACAGTTTTTGGCGATGCGGATTTTTTTGGCTGAGATTTTATTTGTACTTGTACGGTCGCAACAAACCGCTCATATCAAGGATACCAATGCCTTACGGGTGGAATGGTTACGCAATTATATTGAAACCCATTACTTTGAAATTAAGAGCGCCACCGATATCGCCAACAAAATGGGGATGAGCACGCGCTATATCCATCGTATTTTTAAAGAACACAACAAGAAGACACCGATGCAATATTTAACGGAAGTCCGATTGGATCGGACAAAGAAGATGCTGATCGAAACCGATAAAGATGTTGTCTCCATCTGCTTTGAAGTCGGGTTTGAGTCGGTTTCTACCTTTTATCGCTTGTTTAAAAAGCATGTGGGCATGCCGCCCCATATGTACCGTACTTCTCATAGGGAGATTTGA